One Trichomycterus rosablanca isolate fTriRos1 chromosome 12, fTriRos1.hap1, whole genome shotgun sequence DNA window includes the following coding sequences:
- the mospd2 gene encoding motile sperm domain-containing protein 2 isoform X2, with protein MADPAQAETEQDIEIKIQETRERFKNEYLQDSGDKYDSRDVDRLLKEDALVDSYLLWRHWVVEDTLKMIDDSFQWRKEYTVNDLTESSIPRWMFETGAVFLHGYDKEGNKLLWFKVKLHVKDAKTIVDKKRYVALWLERYAKREPGMPLTVVFDMTESGLSNIDMDFVRYIITCFKVYYPKFLSKMILYEMPWIMNAAWKIIKSWLGPEAISKLKFSSKSEIQTYINPEHLPPHMGGTDQFKYSYPPLPDDDFQSPISENGPIVSEDESETKDTESECKDSLELSFNSELSLKNKKVNFTEESDRIDGSSRLRRVKKPLATFKGTLLHISPAEELSFGSRETENKCLIILNNVTKNQVAFKVRTTAPEKYRVKPSSSSCEPGANVDIIVTLHGGYQASPQDRFLIMAAEMESVVGSSDLAQFWKEVPKAKVMEHR; from the exons ATGGCGGATCCTGCACAGGCTGAAACAGAGCAG GATATTGAGATTAAGATTCAGGAAACGAGGGAAAGGTTTAAGAACGAGTATTTGCAAG ATTCTGGTGATAAATACGACAGTCGGGATGTGGACAGATTATTAAAGGAGGATGCACTGGTGGACAGCTACCTGTTATGGAGGCACTGGGTGGTGGAGGATACGCTTAAAATGATCGATGATAGCTTCCAGTGGAGGAAAGAGTACACTGTGAACG ATCTGACTGAGAGCAGTATTCCACGCTGGATGTTTGAAACCGGAGCAGTTTTTCTTCATGGCTATGATAAAGAAGGAAACAAACTCT TGTGGTTCAAAGTCAAGCTTCATGTGAAAGATGCTAAGACCATTGTGGATAAGAAGCGCTATGTAGCGTTATGGTTGGAGCGCTATGCCAAAAGGGAACCTGGGATGCCCCTGACGGTCGTATTCGACATGACTGAATCTGGCCTCTCCAACATT GATATGGACTTTGTGAGGTACATCATCACCTGCTTCAAAGTGTACTATCCTAAATTCCTTT CTAAAATGATTTTGTACGAGATGCCGTGGATCATGAACG CTGCATGGAAAATTATAAAGTCATGGCTGGGACCAGAGGCGATCAGCAAATTGAAATTCTCCTCTAAAAGTGAAATTCAGACCTACATCAACCCTGAACATCTTCCTCCACACATGGGAGGAACG GACCAGTTTAAGTACAGCTACCCTCCACTTCCTGATGATGACTTCCAGTCCCCCATTAGCGAGAACGGACCCATCGTTAGTGAGGACGAGAGCGAAACCAAGGACACAGAGTCGGAGTGTAAGGACAGTCTGGAGCTCAGTTTCAACTCGGAATTATCCTTAAAGAACAAAAAG gtgaacTTTACAGAGGAATCAGACAGAATCGATGGTTCAAGTCGGCTTCGAAGAGTCAAAAAACCTTTGGCCACGTTTAAAGGAACATTGCTGCACATCAG TCCAGCTGAAGAACTGAGTTTTGGTTCCAGAGAAACAGAGAATAAATGTCTGATCATCCTGAACAACGTCACCAAGAATCAGGTGGCATTTAAG GTACGAACTACAGCACCAGAAAAATATAGAGTGAAACCGAGCAGCAGCAGCTGTGAACCTGGAGCCAATGTGGATATTATAGTTACACTACATGGTg GTTACCAGGCATCTCCTCAGGACAGGTTCCTGATCATGGCTGCAGAAATGGAGTCCGTTGTTGGGTCTTCTGATCTGGCTCAGTTCTGGAAGGAAGTACCAAAAGCAAAAGTCATGGAACATAGGTGA
- the mospd2 gene encoding motile sperm domain-containing protein 2 isoform X1 produces the protein MADPAQAETEQDIEIKIQETRERFKNEYLQDSGDKYDSRDVDRLLKEDALVDSYLLWRHWVVEDTLKMIDDSFQWRKEYTVNDLTESSIPRWMFETGAVFLHGYDKEGNKLLWFKVKLHVKDAKTIVDKKRYVALWLERYAKREPGMPLTVVFDMTESGLSNIDMDFVRYIITCFKVYYPKFLSKMILYEMPWIMNAAWKIIKSWLGPEAISKLKFSSKSEIQTYINPEHLPPHMGGTDQFKYSYPPLPDDDFQSPISENGPIVSEDESETKDTESECKDSLELSFNSELSLKNKKVNFTEESDRIDGSSRLRRVKKPLATFKGTLLHISPAEELSFGSRETENKCLIILNNVTKNQVAFKVRTTAPEKYRVKPSSSSCEPGANVDIIVTLHGGYQASPQDRFLIMAAEMESVVGSSDLAQFWKEVPKAKVMEHRLRCHILEAPKSILRNSTENVSITPTNNPQDLQTVLTRLTMTNYELEKKLDMCLWMQKVLLFMLSVLTAFTFSMFYLLWT, from the exons ATGGCGGATCCTGCACAGGCTGAAACAGAGCAG GATATTGAGATTAAGATTCAGGAAACGAGGGAAAGGTTTAAGAACGAGTATTTGCAAG ATTCTGGTGATAAATACGACAGTCGGGATGTGGACAGATTATTAAAGGAGGATGCACTGGTGGACAGCTACCTGTTATGGAGGCACTGGGTGGTGGAGGATACGCTTAAAATGATCGATGATAGCTTCCAGTGGAGGAAAGAGTACACTGTGAACG ATCTGACTGAGAGCAGTATTCCACGCTGGATGTTTGAAACCGGAGCAGTTTTTCTTCATGGCTATGATAAAGAAGGAAACAAACTCT TGTGGTTCAAAGTCAAGCTTCATGTGAAAGATGCTAAGACCATTGTGGATAAGAAGCGCTATGTAGCGTTATGGTTGGAGCGCTATGCCAAAAGGGAACCTGGGATGCCCCTGACGGTCGTATTCGACATGACTGAATCTGGCCTCTCCAACATT GATATGGACTTTGTGAGGTACATCATCACCTGCTTCAAAGTGTACTATCCTAAATTCCTTT CTAAAATGATTTTGTACGAGATGCCGTGGATCATGAACG CTGCATGGAAAATTATAAAGTCATGGCTGGGACCAGAGGCGATCAGCAAATTGAAATTCTCCTCTAAAAGTGAAATTCAGACCTACATCAACCCTGAACATCTTCCTCCACACATGGGAGGAACG GACCAGTTTAAGTACAGCTACCCTCCACTTCCTGATGATGACTTCCAGTCCCCCATTAGCGAGAACGGACCCATCGTTAGTGAGGACGAGAGCGAAACCAAGGACACAGAGTCGGAGTGTAAGGACAGTCTGGAGCTCAGTTTCAACTCGGAATTATCCTTAAAGAACAAAAAG gtgaacTTTACAGAGGAATCAGACAGAATCGATGGTTCAAGTCGGCTTCGAAGAGTCAAAAAACCTTTGGCCACGTTTAAAGGAACATTGCTGCACATCAG TCCAGCTGAAGAACTGAGTTTTGGTTCCAGAGAAACAGAGAATAAATGTCTGATCATCCTGAACAACGTCACCAAGAATCAGGTGGCATTTAAG GTACGAACTACAGCACCAGAAAAATATAGAGTGAAACCGAGCAGCAGCAGCTGTGAACCTGGAGCCAATGTGGATATTATAGTTACACTACATGGTg GTTACCAGGCATCTCCTCAGGACAGGTTCCTGATCATGGCTGCAGAAATGGAGTCCGTTGTTGGGTCTTCTGATCTGGCTCAGTTCTGGAAGGAAGTACCAAAAGCAAAAGTCATGGAACATAG GTTGAGGTGTCACATTCTGGAGGCTCCTAAATCTATTCTGAGAAATTCTACTGAAAATGTGAGCATCACACCAACCAACAACCCTCAGGATCTACAAACGGTG CTAACACGGTTGACCATGACTAATTATGAGCTGGAGAAGAAGTTGGACATGTGCTTGTGGATGCAGAAGGttcttctcttcatgctttCAGTTCTCACTGCCTTCACCTTCTCAATGTTCTACCTCCTGTGGACCTAA
- the glra2 gene encoding glycine receptor subunit alpha-2, whose translation MSRAPLQVLPVLLACTLYLHPHQLRVMAAKENDRSSSRGSSLTMSPSDFLDKLMGKTSGYDARIRPNFKGPPVNVTCNIFINSFGSITETTMDYRVNIFLRQKWNDPRLAYSEYPDSSLDLDPSMLDSIWKPDLFFANEKGANFHDVTTENKLLRIFKDGTVLYSIRLTLILSCPMDLKNFPMDVQTCIMQLESFGYTMNDLVFEWLETAPVQVADGLTLPQFIIREEKELGYCTKHYNTGKFTCIEVKFQLERQMGYYLIQMYIPSLLIVILSWVSFWINMDAAPARVALGITTVLTMTTQSSGSRASLPKVSYVKAIDIWMAVCLLFVFAALLEYAGVNFVSRQQKEFLRLKRRQRRNLKEEELRDGRFHLTGYDIATCVKDGIMTKVDSAIQQTSVENNRKKFVDRAKRIDTISRAAFPLAFLIFNIFYWITYKIIRHESSARV comes from the exons ATGAGTCGCGCGCCTCTCCAAGTGCTGCCGGTTCTGCTCGCGTGCACGCTGTACCTGCACCCTCATCAGCTCAG GGTAATGGCTGCAAAGGAGAACGACAGGTCATCATCACGAGGTTCTTCATTAACCATGTCACCTTCTGATTTTCTGGATAAACTGATGGGGAAAACGTCAGGATACGATGCACGCATCAGACCAAACTTTAAAG GGCCTCCAGTAAACGTCACCTGCAACATTTTCATCAACAGCTTTGGCTCCATCACTGAGACCACCATG GATTACAGAGTGAATATCTTCCTGCGTCAGAAGTGGAATGATCCTCGGCTGGCCTACAGCGAGTACCCAGACTCTTCTCTGGATTTAGATCCCTCCATGTTGGATTCCATCTGGAAACCTGATCTGTTCTTTGCTAACGAGAAAGGAGCTAATTTCCATGATGTCACCACTGAGAACAAACTGCTGAGGATTTTTAAGGATGGAACCGTTCTCTACAGCATTAG GTTGACGCTGATCTTGTCGTGTCCGATGGATTTGAAGAATTTTCCCATGGATGTTCAGACGTGCATCATGCAGTTGGAGAGCT TCGGCTACACCATGAACGATCTGGTGTTTGAGTGGTTGGAGACGGCACCAGTGCAGGTAGCTGATGGGCTCACGCTACCCCAGTTCATCATCAGAGAAGAGAAAGAGCTTGGATACTGCACTAAACACTACAACACGG GTAAGTTTACATGTATCGAGGTGAAGTTCCAGCTGGAGAGACAAATGGGTTACTATCTGATCCAGATGTACATCCCCAGTTTACTCATCGTCATCCTGTCCTGGGTTTCATTCTGGATCAACATGGATGCTGCACCAGCTCGCGTGGCCCTCGGTATCACCACTGTTCTTACCATGACCACCCAGAGCTCCGGATCCAGAGCTTCACTGCCAAAG GTCTCGTATGTAAAGGCTATAGATATCTGGATGGCTGTGTGCTTGCTCTTCGTATTTGCTGCATTATTGGAATACGCTGGTGTCAATTTTGTCTCCAGGCAGCAGAAAGAGTTTCTCCGACTCAAACGAAGACAGCGACGAAATCTCAAG GAAGAGGAGCTCAGAGATGGACGTTTTCATTTGACCGGCTATGACATAGCTACCTGCGTGAAGGACGGCATCATGACTAAAGTCGACAGTGCCATCCAGCAGACGTCAGTGGAGAACAACAggaaaaagtttgtggacagaGCGAAAAGGATCGACACCATATCAAGAGCAGCTTTTCCTTTAGCGTTCCTGATCTTCAACATCTTCTACTGGATCACCTACAAGATAATCCGTCATGAAAGCTCTGCTCGAGTGTAG
- the fancb gene encoding Fanconi anemia group B protein: protein MAFVEDIQMVTLQGEVMVFRCKYLTSRSSEVTFWRTSFQEDSGIFSNKDDKTVTLFKGTSRGVSIVQCSTAVNIKTRQKVPQVLLKICKKGGFKYMLLSLSSNNNAEVHVEFSLPYEMSGVSILHGPTLLWSYQDTIFYTSSQADGVKEVPFCMKVSFVFELPLRHKKLGILGSRMVQKQQMKSDGKDKPILYFIEDGRTFRGDCLIPDIYSSVVCCLVVLNIKEIDGSLRSSLVAATSKKQLVYFENGLPEEVCVLPFEEPQSIRIVHTGTGCLIVVGFEHGNVCAVWRETFKVAACWRGVQRLLVDDFIGGGFEQMLLLFEDEDIFGKFLLTDLCGVHYSAGRTEGEDTNQCEMTEENVVFTIQALDAQLQSGLTFLQNLQRDVHVKDRVIQQCASALQHLLSDRKHFPSPAQQEGLVSLLDEESEEDQCFLDERMKTDSDDRISKVERVWHRVVGKNLIFGVLLTSANHIMKGENVMTAVLSAHPMVQSRTKILSYPEPDTCGAPSAKRSRLSSGPAVLVITDLATLLMFNSTSCSILLNFPSDGTNGASQQCEVLTFELKGALDGKLHPRLLEDCSVDSDESREDLLSLMAAFQSWSFHISSTDRTMVDVVRFIKEKCGADQVKINPQYLLSRSTLSSTSMLFYWKLWSNFSGLLTIYCSDHLDLLRLVDSLCSFLPASHHIQLLKSGRGNQKNPALCMEREIQMVKEGMADLIRGEVQESVSGAVRGAALQISPEQWHRERNAVRLRPVVEAELYRRLVEKIIDVQIDSDVSVLVEAELS, encoded by the exons ATGGCATTTGTTGAGGACATCCAAATGGTGACCCTACAGGGTGAAGTTATGGTCTTTCGTTGCAAGTATTTAACCTCCAGAAGTTCTGAGGTCACATTCTGGCGGACATCATTTCAAGAAGACTCGGGCATCTTCTCAAATAAAGATGACAAAACAGTAACTCTGTTTAAAGGCACTTCCAGGGGAGTCAGCATAGTCCagtgcagcactgctgtgaaCATCAAAACAAGGCAGAAAGTTCCACAGGTGTTGCTAAAGATTTGCAAGAAGGGAGGTTTCAAATACATGCTTTTATCTTTAAGCAGTAATAACAACGCAGAGGTACATGTGGAGTTTTCATTACCTTACGAGATGAGTGGCGTCTCTATTTTGCACGGACCTACGTTGTTATGGAGTTACCAGGACACTATATTCTACACGTCCTCCCAAGCTGATGGTGTAAAGGAAGTTCCCTTTTGTATGAAAGTCAGCTTTGTTTTCGAGTTGCCTCTCCGTCACAAAAAGTTAGGAATTCTTGGTTCTCGaatggtacaaaagcagcaaatGAAAAGTGATGGGAAGGATAAACCTATTCTTTACTTTAtagaggatggtagaacatttAGAGGTGACTGTCTCATACCTGATATCTACAGTTCAGTTGTCTGTTGCCTGGTGGTGCTTAATATCAAGGAAATTGATGGATCTTTAAGATCTTCTTTGGTAGCTGCAACAAGTAAGAAACAATTGGTGTATTTTGAAAATGGACTTCCAGAGGAAGTGTGTGTTCTCCCGTTCGAAGAGCCTCAAAGCATTCGGATAGTTCACACAGGGACCGGCTGCCTTATTGTTGTCGGCTTTGAACATGGAAACGTCTGTGCTGTGTGGAGAGAAACATTTAAG GTGGCGGCATGTTGGAGGGGCGTTCAGCGTCTCCTAGTGGATGATTTTATAGGTGGTGGGTTCGAGCAGatgttgctgctttttgagGATGAAGACATCTTTGGAAAGTTTCTCTTGACAGACCTGTGTGGTGTCCATTACTCA GCTGGAAGAACTGAAGGAGAAGATACAAATCAGTGTGAAATGACTGAAGAAAACGTTGTTTTTACTATTCAAGCTTTAGACGCCCAACTGCAG aGTGGCTTAACTTTCCTTCAGAACCTACAGAGAGATGTCCATGTTAAAGATCGAGTTATCCAGCAGTGTGCATCAGCTCTCCAACATCTGTTATCAGACAGGAAACACTTTCCATCTCCTGCTCAACAG GAAGGACTGGTGTCTCTGCTAGATGAAGAGAGTGAGGAGGATCAGTGTTTTCTGGATGAAAGAATGAAAACAGATTCCGATGACAGAATTTCTAAAGTAGAGAGGGTCTGGCACAGAGTCGTTGGCAAAAATCTCATTTTTGGGGTGCTGCTAACATCAGCCAATCACAT AATGAAAGGTGAGAACGTAATGACAGCAGTACTGTCAgcgcaccctatggtgcagaGTCGCACTAAAATACTGAGTTACCCTGAACCTGACACCTGTGGAGCTCCGAGTGCTAAACGAAGCAGATTATCTTCAGGACCTGCTGTACTGGTCATCACTGATCTGGCCACGTTGTTGATGTTTAACTCCACCAGCTGCTCCATTCTGCTTAATTTCCCCTCAGACGGAACGAACGGCGCATCACAACAATGTGAAGTGCTGACCTTTGAACTGAAGGGGGCGCTAGATGGTAAACTTCACCCACGTCTGCTGGAGGACTGCAGTGTTGACTcag ATGAATCTCGAGAAGATCTGCTCAGTCTGATGGCAGCGTTTCAGTCCTGGTCTTTCCACATCAGCAGTACTGATCGTACCATGGTGGATGTAGTGAGGTTTATCAAGGAGAAATGTGGTGCTGATCAGGTGAAGATTAATCCTCAGTATTTGCTGAGCCGTTCCACACTGTCTTCCACTAGCATGCTCTTTTACTGGAAGCTCTGGAGCAACTTCAGTGGATTACTCACCATTTACTGCAG CGATCATCTGGACTTGCTTCGCTTGGTCGACTCTCTGTGCAGCTTCCTTCCTGCATCTCATCACATCCAGCTTCTTAAAAGTGGGCGGGGCAACCAGAAAAACCCCgccctgtgtatggagagagAAATTCAGATGGTAAAAGAAGGCATGGCTGACCTGATCCGTGGCGAAGTGCAGGAATCAGTGAGCGGAGCGGTGAGGGGCGCTGCATTACAGATCAGTCCTGAACAATGGCACAGAGAGAGGAATGCTGTTCGACTCCGCCCAGTCGTGGAGGCGGAGCTTTATCGCCGATTAGTGGAAAAGATCATCGATGTACAGATTGACAGTGACGTTTCCGTGCTGGTGGAGGCAGAGCTGAGCTAG